In Archangium violaceum, the following are encoded in one genomic region:
- a CDS encoding phosphoribosylanthranilate isomerase codes for MQATHTPRIKICCIASVEEAWAAIRAGASALGLVSSMPSGPGVISESLIAEIAAAVPPPIATFLLTCGQDVEHIIAQQRRCRTNTVQICDRLTSGSYADLRGAMPGVSLVQVIHVTGEESLEEACSVAPHVDALLLDSGNQSLAVKELGGTGRVHDWSISRRIREQVRVPVFLAGGLRPENVGEAIRQVGPFGLDLCSSVRTGGNLDEEKLARFVAQVRA; via the coding sequence ATGCAAGCCACCCACACCCCTAGAATCAAGATTTGCTGTATCGCCAGCGTCGAGGAGGCGTGGGCGGCCATCCGAGCCGGGGCGTCCGCGCTGGGGCTGGTGTCCTCGATGCCGAGCGGACCCGGCGTCATTTCCGAATCACTCATCGCGGAGATCGCCGCGGCCGTGCCGCCGCCCATCGCCACCTTCCTGCTCACGTGCGGGCAGGACGTGGAGCACATCATCGCGCAGCAGCGCCGCTGCCGGACCAACACCGTGCAGATCTGCGACCGGCTCACGTCCGGGAGCTACGCGGATCTACGGGGTGCGATGCCGGGCGTGTCGCTCGTGCAGGTCATCCACGTCACCGGCGAGGAGTCCCTGGAGGAGGCGTGCTCCGTGGCACCGCACGTGGATGCGCTGTTGCTCGATTCGGGCAACCAGTCGCTGGCGGTGAAGGAGCTGGGCGGGACCGGGCGAGTCCACGACTGGAGCATCAGCCGGCGCATCCGCGAGCAGGTGCGCGTGCCCGTGTTCCTCGCGGGAGGATTGCGTCCGGAGAACGTGGGAGAAGCCATCCGCCAGGTGGGACCGTTCGGGCTCGACCTGTGCAGCAGCGTGCGGACCGGGGGCAATCTGGACGAGGAGAAGCTGGCGCGGTTCGTCGCCCAGGTGCGCGCCTGA